In the genome of Macellibacteroides fermentans, one region contains:
- a CDS encoding OmpH family outer membrane protein: MKKLIIFLMMILPLGAFAQDVKIAFVKTQEVIMAMPEVSAMEKTMTELNEKYKTELKQMQEEYQKKYSDFVAQQDSLTENIKLRRMQEIQDIQERINNFVQVAEQDVQKKQQELFTPIQQKVQATIKAVGDEKGYMYIIDPSVLLYIGTSGVDATPLVKSKLGLK; the protein is encoded by the coding sequence ATGAAGAAACTTATTATCTTTTTAATGATGATTCTCCCTCTGGGAGCATTTGCCCAGGATGTTAAAATTGCATTTGTTAAAACACAGGAAGTGATCATGGCTATGCCTGAAGTTTCCGCGATGGAAAAGACAATGACAGAGCTTAACGAGAAATATAAAACTGAGTTGAAGCAGATGCAGGAAGAATATCAGAAGAAGTATTCTGACTTTGTTGCTCAGCAAGATTCTTTGACAGAGAACATCAAGTTAAGAAGAATGCAGGAAATTCAGGATATTCAGGAACGTATCAACAATTTCGTACAGGTAGCTGAACAGGATGTTCAGAAGAAACAACAGGAATTGTTTACTCCTATCCAGCAAAAAGTACAAGCTACAATCAAAGCTGTAGGAGACGAGAAAGGTTATATGTATATCATCGATCCTTCTGTATTACTTTACATAGGTACTTCAGGAGTTGATGCGACTCCGCTTGTAAAATCCAAGTTGGGACTGAAATAA
- a CDS encoding OmpH family outer membrane protein, whose amino-acid sequence MKKIIYMCTMLVLCSFAGMAQKFALIDMEYILKNIPAYEMTNEQLAQLSQKWQGEVEAIQQEAQNMYKTYQSDLVFLSAEMKTKREEAIVKKEQEAQELKRKYFGAEGELYKKRESLMNPMQDEIYNAVKLISEEKGYQVVVDRASAMSIIFASPKIDISNEVLLKLGYSK is encoded by the coding sequence ATGAAAAAGATTATCTACATGTGCACGATGCTTGTTCTTTGTTCTTTTGCGGGCATGGCACAGAAGTTCGCGCTGATAGACATGGAATATATCCTGAAGAATATCCCCGCTTATGAAATGACTAACGAACAGTTGGCCCAGCTGTCTCAGAAATGGCAGGGCGAGGTGGAAGCCATTCAGCAGGAGGCTCAGAATATGTACAAAACATATCAGAGCGACCTGGTGTTTCTTTCGGCCGAAATGAAAACGAAACGTGAGGAGGCTATTGTTAAGAAAGAACAAGAGGCGCAAGAGTTGAAACGTAAGTATTTTGGAGCAGAAGGAGAGCTGTATAAAAAACGTGAGAGCCTGATGAACCCGATGCAGGATGAAATCTATAATGCTGTAAAATTAATATCGGAAGAGAAAGGGTATCAGGTAGTTGTAGACAGAGCTTCGGCTATGAGCATCATTTTTGCATCACCTAAAATTGATATCAGTAATGAAGTTTTACTAAAGTTAGGTTATTCAAAATAA
- the bamA gene encoding outer membrane protein assembly factor BamA: MYKRIVLFFIFLGYAFGAFAQESDTTKVENESGEVPVISYSLSPKQYKIEDIKVTGVKNYDDFVLIGFSGLSVGDMITVPGEEITAAVNRFWKHGLFSDVKILASKIQDDKVWLEIKLKQRPRISEVNYNGIKKGEREDLEAKLNLKKGFQITPNLIDRAKIVIQKFFDGKGFKNVDVQIVQKDDVSKEGEVIVDINIDKNEKTKINQIIFTGNSMLKDADLKKAMKKTNEKFAWKRWKTSIKEMFSTKKFVTEEYEKDKKNIIDKYNELGYRDAVLLADSVINHDEKTVDVYLSISEGQKYYLKDINFVGNTQYPTDQLMAILGMKPGEVYNQKKLNERLTTDDDAVSNIYYNNGYLFFGADPVEVEVENDSIALEIRIQEGPQATINRIIINGNDRLYEDIVRRELRTKPGMLFSREDLIRSVRELAQMGHFDPENMNPNPVPDAENGTVDIQYNLVSKANDQVEFSAGWGQTGVIGKLSLKFTNFSMKNFLNPSTYKGIIPQGEGQTLTLSGQTNGRYYQAYSVSFMDPWFGGKRPNTLSVSAYFSMQTDVSSNFLSRSSYGMNPYYSMYGNSMYGNSMYGNSMYGGNYELAYDPDKSMKVLGMSVGYGKRLNWPDDYFQFMLTLNYQVYIMKDWAYFLVQNGSSHNLNLDLMLQRNSVDNPLYTRRGSQFSVSVSATPPYSLWDGKDYASMADTDQGKFKLIEYHKWKFKAKIFSPLAPLTVKRTPVLMSRVEYGFLGHYNKNKRSPFETFYMGGDGMSGYSTMNSNETIGLRGYENGSLAGNNGYNSYAYAYSRLAMELRYPFLLEPTSTIYGLAFVEAGNAWQNLKDFNPFNLKRSAGVGVRIFLPMIGMMGIDWAYGFDKVNGQRNAGGSNFHFIIGQEF; the protein is encoded by the coding sequence ATGTACAAAAGAATAGTGCTGTTTTTTATTTTTCTTGGCTATGCTTTCGGAGCTTTTGCCCAGGAAAGTGACACTACAAAAGTTGAGAATGAATCGGGCGAAGTTCCGGTTATTTCATATTCGTTATCACCGAAACAATACAAGATTGAAGACATCAAGGTAACGGGTGTGAAGAATTATGATGATTTCGTGTTAATCGGATTCTCCGGATTATCTGTGGGCGACATGATAACCGTCCCCGGAGAGGAAATTACAGCTGCTGTAAACCGGTTTTGGAAGCATGGTCTTTTCTCAGATGTGAAAATTCTGGCTTCCAAGATTCAGGATGATAAGGTGTGGTTGGAAATTAAACTTAAACAGCGTCCGCGTATTTCGGAAGTTAATTATAATGGAATAAAGAAGGGTGAGCGTGAAGACCTGGAAGCAAAACTTAATTTAAAGAAGGGTTTTCAGATTACACCGAACCTTATTGACCGGGCAAAGATTGTTATTCAGAAATTCTTTGATGGCAAAGGGTTTAAGAATGTCGATGTGCAGATTGTTCAGAAGGATGACGTTTCCAAGGAAGGCGAGGTTATTGTTGATATTAACATCGATAAAAATGAAAAGACTAAAATCAACCAGATCATTTTTACCGGAAACTCTATGCTTAAGGATGCCGATCTGAAGAAAGCGATGAAGAAAACAAACGAAAAGTTTGCATGGAAGCGTTGGAAGACAAGCATTAAAGAGATGTTCAGTACGAAGAAATTCGTTACAGAGGAATACGAAAAAGATAAAAAGAATATAATTGATAAATACAATGAACTTGGTTATCGCGATGCGGTATTGTTGGCCGACAGCGTAATCAATCACGATGAAAAGACGGTTGATGTGTATCTTTCCATCAGCGAAGGTCAGAAGTATTATCTGAAGGATATCAACTTTGTTGGTAATACGCAGTATCCTACCGATCAACTGATGGCGATCTTAGGTATGAAACCGGGTGAGGTGTACAACCAGAAGAAGCTGAATGAGCGTCTTACTACAGATGATGATGCTGTATCTAACATATACTATAATAACGGATATCTTTTCTTTGGTGCTGATCCGGTGGAAGTAGAGGTTGAAAATGACTCTATCGCCCTCGAGATCCGTATTCAGGAAGGTCCTCAGGCTACTATCAACCGTATCATCATTAATGGTAACGACCGTTTGTACGAAGATATTGTTCGTCGTGAGTTACGTACAAAACCGGGTATGTTGTTCAGTCGCGAAGACTTGATCCGTTCTGTACGTGAACTTGCTCAGATGGGTCACTTCGATCCGGAAAACATGAATCCGAATCCTGTTCCGGATGCGGAAAACGGAACTGTGGATATTCAGTATAATCTGGTATCAAAGGCAAACGACCAGGTTGAGTTTTCTGCCGGATGGGGACAGACTGGGGTTATCGGTAAGTTGAGTTTGAAGTTTACCAACTTCTCTATGAAGAACTTCCTGAATCCTTCTACTTATAAAGGTATCATACCTCAGGGAGAAGGACAGACATTGACTTTAAGTGGTCAGACAAACGGTCGTTACTACCAGGCATACAGCGTTTCCTTTATGGATCCTTGGTTTGGAGGTAAACGTCCCAATACACTTTCGGTAAGCGCTTACTTTTCAATGCAGACTGATGTTAGCAGCAATTTTCTTAGCCGCAGTTCGTACGGTATGAATCCATATTATAGTATGTATGGTAACTCTATGTATGGCAACTCAATGTACGGAAATTCTATGTATGGAGGTAACTATGAGTTGGCATACGATCCGGATAAGTCCATGAAGGTTCTTGGTATGTCTGTTGGTTACGGTAAACGCTTGAATTGGCCGGATGACTATTTCCAGTTTATGCTTACCCTCAACTATCAAGTATATATAATGAAGGATTGGGCTTACTTCTTGGTTCAGAATGGAAGTAGTCATAATCTTAACTTAGATTTGATGTTGCAGCGTAACTCCGTAGATAATCCATTGTATACGCGTCGAGGTTCTCAGTTCTCTGTCTCGGTTTCTGCAACTCCTCCTTATTCTTTGTGGGATGGTAAAGATTATGCTTCTATGGCAGACACTGATCAAGGTAAGTTCAAACTTATTGAGTACCACAAGTGGAAGTTCAAAGCTAAAATATTCTCTCCATTGGCACCTCTTACTGTTAAACGTACACCAGTGTTGATGTCTCGTGTTGAATATGGATTTTTGGGCCATTACAACAAGAATAAGCGATCTCCGTTTGAAACTTTCTATATGGGGGGTGATGGTATGAGTGGATATTCAACTATGAATTCAAACGAAACAATCGGTCTTCGTGGTTACGAGAATGGTAGCCTTGCCGGAAACAACGGATATAACTCTTATGCTTACGCTTACTCACGTCTTGCAATGGAATTACGTTATCCGTTCTTGCTTGAGCCTACCTCTACAATTTATGGTCTGGCTTTTGTTGAAGCAGGTAATGCCTGGCAAAATTTGAAAGACTTTAATCCGTTCAACTTAAAGCGTTCTGCAGGTGTGGGTGTACGTATCTTCCTTCCTATGATTGGTATGATGGGTATCGACTGGGCTTATGGTTTTGATAAGGTTAACGGACAGCGCAATGCTGGTGGAAGTAACTTCCACTTCATAATCGGTCAGGAGTTTTAA
- a CDS encoding isoprenyl transferase has product MSLIEKIDRNRMPQHVAIIMDGNGRWAKSRGKDRSFGHMEGVVSVRKVVEAATELGLKYLTLYTFSTENWSRPDEEVQALMGLLVSAIHRETPDLMKNNVRLLAIGDLSRLPADARTTLMQCIEETSSNDGTTIVLALSYSSRWELVEAVKALSAEVLEKKIIPNNITEAMVSEHLTTRGIPDPDLLIRTGGEKRISNFLMWQLSYAELYFTDVYWPDFREEELYEAVLDYQCRERRFGKTSEQL; this is encoded by the coding sequence ATGTCTTTGATAGAAAAAATTGACAGAAATAGAATGCCACAGCATGTTGCCATCATCATGGATGGGAACGGCCGTTGGGCAAAATCACGGGGAAAAGACCGTAGTTTTGGTCATATGGAGGGTGTCGTTTCTGTACGAAAAGTGGTTGAAGCGGCAACTGAGCTCGGATTGAAATACCTTACGCTATATACTTTTTCTACCGAAAACTGGAGCAGACCTGATGAGGAAGTTCAGGCTTTAATGGGACTGCTGGTATCTGCTATCCACAGGGAAACCCCCGATTTAATGAAAAATAATGTACGGTTGCTGGCTATAGGGGATCTTTCCAGATTACCTGCCGATGCGCGTACTACTCTGATGCAATGCATAGAAGAAACCTCTTCCAATGATGGAACAACCATTGTACTGGCTTTGAGTTATTCTTCCAGATGGGAGCTTGTGGAGGCCGTAAAAGCATTGTCGGCCGAAGTGCTTGAAAAGAAAATTATTCCCAACAATATAACCGAAGCAATGGTTTCGGAACATCTTACTACTCGTGGTATCCCCGACCCGGATCTGTTAATCAGAACTGGAGGAGAAAAGCGAATCAGTAATTTTTTGATGTGGCAATTATCGTATGCAGAACTGTATTTTACAGATGTGTACTGGCCGGATTTCAGAGAAGAGGAGTTGTATGAAGCTGTCCTGGATTACCAGTGCCGCGAACGTAGGTTTGGTAAGACAAGCGAGCAATTATAA
- the porG gene encoding type IX secretion system protein PorG, protein MNSTFFKQAFLIFAISFSFVFTKAQEYKYEIGGMAGGAFYMGDVNKSSLFKELNPAAGAVVRYNTNFRWALKGSLLWGKVSGSTDNTDNVFPGAMPVSFTKNMVDLGGQIEFNFFPYSDKYTYAYTKRMTPYIFTGLGLTTSFGEGNTSAGVNLPLGIGIKYKLMNRVNIGCEFSYRKLFGDNLDVTGDNQLLDDPYKMKGSALKNKDWYSFLMLSVTWDFGPRDRPCNNENSYY, encoded by the coding sequence ATGAATTCAACTTTCTTTAAACAGGCTTTTCTGATTTTTGCAATCAGTTTTTCCTTTGTCTTTACGAAGGCACAGGAATATAAATATGAAATAGGAGGAATGGCTGGCGGAGCCTTTTATATGGGCGATGTCAACAAAAGCAGTTTATTCAAAGAGTTGAATCCTGCTGCCGGCGCTGTTGTAAGATACAACACCAATTTCCGTTGGGCGCTTAAAGGATCTTTGCTTTGGGGAAAGGTTTCGGGAAGCACCGATAATACGGATAACGTATTTCCGGGAGCGATGCCGGTATCTTTTACAAAGAATATGGTAGACCTGGGGGGGCAGATCGAGTTTAATTTCTTTCCGTATAGCGACAAGTATACATACGCTTATACAAAAAGAATGACACCGTATATTTTTACGGGACTTGGTTTAACAACGTCTTTTGGAGAAGGAAATACGTCTGCCGGTGTTAACCTGCCTCTGGGCATAGGGATTAAGTACAAGTTGATGAACCGGGTAAATATCGGGTGCGAGTTTTCATACAGAAAACTGTTTGGAGACAATCTGGATGTTACCGGCGACAACCAATTGCTGGATGATCCCTATAAAATGAAAGGGAGCGCATTGAAGAATAAAGATTGGTATTCTTTTTTGATGCTTTCGGTAACGTGGGACTTCGGACCCCGAGACCGGCCCTGCAACAATGAGAATAGTTATTATTAA
- a CDS encoding DUF6242 domain-containing protein has product MKNKVVLFLVGSCMLALSSCLGNDEVENVTIKDPQVKAFSLSNDSVPGLNSVKFSIDQLNDRIYNIDSMDYGTKIEKVVCKFTAASGFSSIQVIQEATGDTIWWNGSDSLNFSKPVTFITTAYDGVTKKTYRAQVNIHQVVPDSLEWGLYTNTMLPQAVQKQQVLMSPDSATLYMYAKGASAHELYTSPATDKPVWTKNQLTGFPADALIKQAVFFNNEVYVPAASGALYRSTDKTSFVQVAGAPKVVAVYGAINEDNNSAPALSLLVDDSGVYRFAAMSEAGVFTMGEIAPDQFPVSGFSALSYNSMYFARLMTVAGKTAAGELTNAAWSTFDGKSWALLTDASSSYFGKREGASLTYYDDKFFLIGGFTTAGKGTSDIYLSIDKGVSWALADSMVMLPAVYTGRGDASVVVEKSKFMLIFGGKSTNGGSELNETWRGRINRLGFKE; this is encoded by the coding sequence ATGAAAAATAAAGTAGTACTATTCCTGGTTGGTAGTTGCATGCTGGCACTTTCTTCCTGTTTGGGAAATGATGAGGTGGAAAATGTTACAATCAAAGATCCTCAGGTTAAAGCCTTTTCACTGTCTAACGACTCTGTCCCCGGATTGAATAGTGTTAAGTTTTCCATAGATCAGCTGAACGATCGTATTTATAATATCGATTCCATGGATTATGGAACGAAAATCGAAAAGGTGGTATGTAAATTTACTGCTGCATCCGGCTTTTCGTCTATTCAGGTAATTCAGGAAGCAACCGGCGACACCATCTGGTGGAACGGTTCCGATTCGCTTAACTTCTCTAAACCGGTTACATTTATCACTACTGCATACGACGGTGTTACAAAAAAGACATACCGTGCCCAGGTGAATATTCATCAGGTGGTGCCCGATTCGTTGGAATGGGGGTTATACACTAATACGATGTTACCACAGGCTGTACAAAAACAGCAGGTGCTGATGAGTCCCGACAGTGCCACTCTTTACATGTATGCAAAGGGTGCTTCCGCACATGAATTGTATACTTCGCCGGCTACAGATAAGCCGGTGTGGACAAAAAATCAATTGACAGGTTTCCCTGCCGATGCATTGATCAAACAGGCTGTATTCTTTAATAACGAGGTGTATGTACCTGCTGCATCGGGTGCTTTGTACCGTTCGACCGATAAAACTTCTTTTGTTCAGGTAGCAGGAGCTCCTAAGGTGGTTGCTGTTTACGGTGCAATTAATGAAGATAACAACTCGGCTCCGGCATTGTCTCTTTTAGTGGACGACTCGGGTGTATACCGATTTGCTGCAATGAGTGAAGCCGGTGTATTTACCATGGGTGAGATCGCTCCGGATCAGTTCCCTGTTTCCGGATTCTCGGCTCTTTCTTACAACTCGATGTACTTTGCCCGCTTAATGACAGTAGCCGGTAAAACTGCTGCAGGCGAACTTACCAATGCGGCCTGGAGTACTTTTGATGGAAAGTCTTGGGCGCTTCTTACAGATGCTTCTTCTTCCTATTTTGGAAAAAGAGAAGGTGCTTCGCTTACCTATTACGATGATAAGTTCTTCCTGATTGGTGGTTTTACTACCGCCGGCAAGGGAACAAGTGATATTTATTTGTCTATCGATAAAGGGGTATCCTGGGCTTTAGCCGATTCGATGGTTATGTTACCCGCTGTATATACTGGTAGAGGCGATGCTTCTGTGGTAGTGGAGAAATCAAAATTCATGCTTATTTTCGGAGGGAAGAGTACAAATGGTGGCTCGGAACTGAACGAAACATGGCGCGGACGAATTAACAGATTGGGCTTTAAAGAGTAG
- the ribD gene encoding bifunctional diaminohydroxyphosphoribosylaminopyrimidine deaminase/5-amino-6-(5-phosphoribosylamino)uracil reductase RibD → MQIEEKYMARCIALARKGAGNTSPNPMVGAVIVHQDKIIGEGYHRRCGEAHAEVNAVGMVQDKSLLTDSTLYVSLEPCSHFGKTPPCVDLIIKHRIPRVVVGCKDPFPEVSGRGVVRLKEAGVEVVTGVLEQEARDLNRYFMTSQLARRPYIILKWAQSRDGFIDGSRKGGVHVPVVLSTPQTMRMVHKLRSEVDAIMVGTNTVLNDNPSLTVRSWSGRNPVRVIVDRTLRIPHGFHVLDGAVPTLVFTEKTPGNRPGVEYVEANFTSDILDTVLSELHARKIQSLLVEGGTELLNSFIAANLWDEIRVETAHVYLKDGVPAPALNLLPQSTILHNDSKIDWYRRTDF, encoded by the coding sequence ATGCAGATTGAAGAGAAATATATGGCCAGATGTATTGCATTGGCCCGTAAGGGTGCCGGCAATACTTCGCCCAATCCGATGGTTGGAGCCGTGATTGTTCATCAGGATAAGATAATTGGCGAAGGCTATCATCGCCGATGTGGAGAGGCTCATGCTGAGGTGAATGCGGTGGGGATGGTTCAGGATAAATCGCTGCTGACCGATTCTACGCTTTATGTGAGTCTGGAGCCTTGTTCTCACTTTGGGAAAACTCCTCCTTGTGTGGATCTGATCATAAAACACCGTATTCCTCGTGTGGTGGTAGGCTGTAAGGATCCTTTTCCGGAAGTGTCCGGCAGAGGGGTGGTCCGACTGAAGGAAGCGGGTGTAGAGGTGGTTACCGGTGTGCTTGAACAGGAGGCGCGGGATTTGAACCGCTATTTTATGACGAGCCAGCTTGCCCGACGTCCCTACATTATTTTGAAATGGGCCCAGAGCCGCGATGGGTTTATAGACGGATCCCGTAAGGGCGGGGTACATGTGCCGGTTGTTCTTTCCACCCCCCAAACCATGCGGATGGTACACAAGCTGCGATCTGAAGTGGATGCCATTATGGTGGGTACCAACACGGTGCTGAATGATAACCCGTCGCTAACGGTACGGAGCTGGTCGGGGCGTAACCCTGTCCGGGTGATTGTAGACCGTACCCTGCGCATCCCCCACGGATTCCATGTGCTGGACGGAGCTGTACCTACCTTGGTGTTTACGGAAAAGACTCCCGGAAACAGGCCGGGGGTAGAGTACGTGGAGGCCAATTTTACATCCGATATTCTGGATACGGTATTATCTGAGTTGCACGCCCGAAAGATTCAGTCTCTGTTGGTTGAAGGGGGTACCGAATTGTTAAATAGTTTTATTGCTGCCAACTTATGGGATGAAATCCGGGTGGAGACGGCTCATGTGTATCTTAAGGACGGAGTGCCTGCCCCGGCGCTGAATCTGTTGCCCCAGTCTACGATATTGCATAACGATTCGAAAATTGACTGGTACAGACGAACCGATTTTTAG
- the prmC gene encoding peptide chain release factor N(5)-glutamine methyltransferase, with product MKEIRNYIEDSLKGLFSAEEIRSLTKMILERCCSIPQQRLLFDKDIQISDTQKQDIEAIVTRLKNQEPIQYILGIACFYDLDFNVTPDVLIPRPETEELVERILSRHRQQGIRILDIGTGSGCIAVTLAAHLPEARVVAADVSPGALATAARNATKNGVTVHFIETDILARKALEDIPGVFDVIVSNPPYVKLSEKESMEANVLNYEPHLALFVTDSDPLLFYRSIARFGNEKLRKGGSLYFEINAQYGNEVAGLLEEEGYTDIEIIKDIPGKDRIIQAKR from the coding sequence ATGAAAGAGATACGGAATTACATCGAAGACTCCCTGAAAGGACTTTTTTCAGCAGAAGAAATCCGAAGTCTCACTAAAATGATACTGGAAAGATGTTGTTCCATCCCCCAGCAACGTCTACTGTTCGACAAAGATATACAAATATCCGATACACAGAAACAAGACATCGAAGCGATTGTTACACGGTTAAAGAACCAGGAACCCATCCAGTACATTCTGGGTATCGCCTGCTTTTACGACCTCGACTTTAACGTTACCCCCGATGTGCTGATACCCAGACCGGAGACCGAAGAGCTGGTGGAACGTATCCTGTCCCGGCACCGTCAGCAGGGCATACGCATCCTGGATATCGGAACCGGAAGCGGCTGCATTGCCGTAACCCTGGCTGCACACCTACCGGAAGCACGGGTTGTTGCGGCCGATGTTTCGCCGGGAGCCCTTGCAACAGCCGCCAGAAATGCGACAAAGAACGGGGTAACAGTACACTTTATCGAAACAGACATCCTGGCCAGGAAAGCGCTGGAAGACATTCCCGGTGTATTTGATGTGATTGTAAGCAACCCTCCGTACGTAAAACTGAGCGAGAAAGAGTCGATGGAGGCCAATGTGCTGAACTACGAACCGCACCTGGCCCTGTTTGTAACTGACTCCGATCCGCTGCTTTTTTATCGGTCCATCGCCCGGTTCGGCAACGAGAAACTACGAAAGGGCGGATCGCTGTACTTCGAGATCAACGCCCAGTACGGCAACGAGGTAGCCGGGTTGCTGGAAGAAGAGGGCTATACCGATATCGAGATTATTAAAGACATCCCGGGTAAGGACCGGATTATACAAGCCAAACGATGA
- a CDS encoding regulatory protein RecX — translation MKEKTEAELLHLCAAYCSAAERCIHDVKKKLDAADASPEVKERIIRRLVEEKFIDETRFCRSFVNDKLRFNKWGRIKIDFELRNRGISSALREESLGSIDEQYYNELLAELLANKKKSIKAKDARDAYLKLLRFGAGRGFESNLISRCLQQLVKGGDDETME, via the coding sequence ATGAAAGAGAAAACCGAAGCCGAACTATTACACCTTTGCGCAGCCTATTGCTCGGCGGCGGAACGATGCATCCACGATGTAAAAAAGAAGCTGGACGCAGCCGATGCCTCTCCGGAGGTGAAGGAACGTATCATCCGCCGGCTTGTAGAGGAAAAGTTTATCGACGAAACACGGTTCTGCCGGAGCTTTGTAAACGACAAACTCCGGTTCAACAAATGGGGACGAATCAAAATAGACTTCGAGCTCCGTAACAGAGGAATATCCTCCGCATTACGCGAAGAATCCCTGGGAAGTATCGACGAGCAATATTACAACGAACTGCTTGCAGAGCTGCTTGCAAATAAGAAAAAAAGCATCAAAGCCAAAGATGCCCGCGATGCCTACCTGAAACTCCTTCGCTTTGGTGCAGGCAGGGGATTCGAAAGCAACCTCATCTCTCGTTGTCTGCAGCAATTGGTAAAAGGAGGCGACGATGAAACTATGGAATGA
- a CDS encoding ComF family protein, whose protein sequence is MKLWNDLLHLFFPRLCLLCDEPLVEGERTLCLSCLYSLPRTHFHKRPFNPAEQLFAGKTPVTKATSYLYYEKGGKVQQLIYAIKYRGEKEAGFQMGKLAAAELYKEDFFEGIDLIIPVPLHPGRQRRRGYNQAECIARGIASVAQIPVDCRSLVRKRQTNTQTHKNVFERWTNVQDIFHINTPQKLTGKHILLVDDVLTTGATIEACAQRINAIEGAHISILTLSIA, encoded by the coding sequence ATGAAACTATGGAATGACCTGTTGCATCTCTTTTTCCCCAGACTGTGTCTGCTTTGCGACGAACCGCTTGTAGAAGGCGAAAGAACGCTCTGTCTGAGCTGTCTGTATAGTCTGCCGCGCACCCACTTCCACAAGCGGCCCTTCAATCCCGCCGAACAGCTTTTTGCCGGCAAAACACCCGTCACCAAGGCTACCTCCTATTTATATTACGAAAAGGGAGGGAAGGTCCAGCAACTGATTTACGCCATCAAGTACCGGGGCGAGAAAGAAGCCGGCTTCCAAATGGGCAAACTGGCGGCTGCCGAACTGTACAAAGAGGACTTTTTCGAGGGCATTGACCTGATAATCCCGGTACCGCTACACCCCGGAAGACAACGACGCAGAGGGTACAACCAGGCCGAGTGCATTGCCCGGGGCATCGCATCTGTGGCACAAATACCCGTGGACTGCCGTTCGCTGGTACGGAAACGGCAGACAAACACCCAGACGCATAAGAATGTGTTCGAGCGGTGGACAAACGTACAGGATATTTTTCACATAAACACGCCCCAAAAACTTACCGGCAAACACATCTTACTGGTAGACGATGTACTTACAACCGGGGCCACAATCGAAGCATGTGCCCAACGCATAAACGCCATCGAAGGGGCACATATCAGTATCTTAACGTTATCCATAGCCTAA
- the pyrE gene encoding orotate phosphoribosyltransferase — translation MKTLERLVAEKLLKIKAVKLQPANPFTWASGWKSPIYCDNRKTLSYPAVRTFIKLELARVISEKYENVDAIAGVATGAIAQGALVADLLNVPFVYIRSTPKDHGLENLIEGELKPGSKVVIIEDLVSTGGSSLKAVEAVRNFGCEVIGMVAIFTHGFPIATQQFKDAKVTLTTLSNYDAVVEEGVRTNYIDESDIETLQEWRKDPANWNPEA, via the coding sequence ATGAAAACACTGGAAAGATTAGTTGCTGAGAAATTATTAAAAATTAAAGCCGTTAAATTGCAACCGGCTAATCCGTTTACATGGGCTTCGGGATGGAAATCTCCTATCTACTGTGACAACAGAAAGACACTTTCTTATCCGGCTGTTCGTACGTTTATCAAATTGGAACTTGCCCGGGTTATCAGCGAAAAGTATGAAAATGTAGACGCCATTGCCGGGGTTGCCACAGGTGCTATCGCACAAGGAGCTTTGGTTGCCGATTTGCTTAATGTGCCATTTGTATACATCCGGTCTACCCCCAAAGATCATGGTTTGGAAAACCTGATTGAAGGCGAATTGAAACCCGGATCGAAAGTGGTGATTATTGAAGACCTGGTATCTACAGGAGGAAGCAGTTTAAAAGCTGTAGAAGCCGTACGCAATTTCGGTTGCGAGGTAATCGGTATGGTAGCCATCTTTACACACGGCTTCCCCATTGCAACGCAACAATTTAAGGATGCCAAGGTAACACTTACGACCTTAAGTAACTACGATGCTGTGGTTGAAGAAGGCGTACGTACAAATTATATCGACGAATCGGATATCGAAACGTTGCAGGAGTGGCGCAAGGATCCGGCTAACTGGAATCCCGAAGCCTGA